The sequence AGAAAGAGGCTCTGCATATAAAGACTCGACAAGAAACACAATCTTCATTCCCATTGTATGTATGCCGAAGTATCTGATTCTTCCATTTGTTCTTCTCCCACTGCGTAAGTTCCAGACTTTAGTGAAACTAAGCTTTCAAAGTAACACACCCCTTCGTACAGCTTTGTCAAACTAGAAATGTTGAGCTCTATAACCTTATCATCTCCAGGGAAATATAAGTATGGACCAGCAGCAGTACCCCAAATAGAATTTCACCGCTCTTGAAAGACCACATAAGCCTCGCATAAACAACGTTTAGTCCAAGATTTTGGAACTCCATAATTTTCCATCATCCATATTTCAACAGTACCATCGCAAAAATCcacaacaaacaaacaaagacGTCCTtccaaaacccccaaattacGAAAATCACGGTAGTCATCCTCCGATTCGAAAGGTTTAAATGGAAGTTCCACTTCTTTGAATATCTCGCTACTGATATCTGGAGAGACTAAAACAACATCACAAGAGTGTTGCGTTTCGGCTAACCAATGAAAATTCCCATAAACACGCACCCCAGATGGAAGACCAGAGTGCTCCCTTAAAGTGTTGCGAAAGTTCCACTCCAAGATGATTTATTACGAAGAATGCAGTCTTCGTGCAAAATATTATACAAGCCAACAAAACTTTCGCAAAACAAATATTCCGGTTTGGAGAGACCGGAGTTATATAAGATACTGTAATCTATTTATGCAAAGTTGGAGGGTCTGCATTCTTCGTACATAAGCTAACTGGTGGCAAAGTTGCATGTAAACCTTTGCCTCCGAATTGTGAACCAAATCACCAAAATACAAGCCTTCAATAACTTGATAGGGAAGTGTCCCCATTGAAAGATAAGTACTTAACAAAAATAATTACATCGTATGGTGCAAAATCCTTCATGTGGAAAACCCTAATATTTCTCTCGATCCATAACGCCCACCAGATCACGTAAGGAAGATTGTTCCATATGAAGTTATGGGTTGCATTAGGGATTGTCATCAAAGCAAGACTTTGTAGAGAAATTACCTGACTTTCCCAAATCTCCAAATCCACTTTCCCAACATGGCCAAATTGAATTTGATGCCATAGGTAGATGCGTTTTCAATTTTCATGCTCTAAAACAAATACCAATCTAACAAACAAAATAAGACAGATAAGACTAACTATGATAGGGTAACTACTACTTCACattaaaaacaaaattgaaagAGGTACTGCATATAAAGACTGGATACGAAACACAATCTTTATTCTAATTGTATATGTCCCGGAGTATCTGATTCTTCCATTTGTTCGTCACCCACTACATAAGTTCCAGACTTGAGTGAAACCAAGCTTTCGAAGTAGCACTCTTGTTCGTACAACTTTGTCAAACTAGAAATTTTGAGCTTTATAACCTTATCATCTTCAGGAGAATACAAGTTAGGGGAATATAAGTATAGATAAGCGGAAGTACCCCAAAATAGAATCTTGCCGCTCTTTAAAGAACACAAAAGCCTAATATACACATTTATACTTGTTTTATTGTTCACGGTATAACGTTTAGTCCAAGACTCTCGAACTCCATAATTTTCCATCACCCATACTTCATGAACGCCAGAATTCGCAGCGACCAAACAAAGACACCCTTTCAACACCCCCAACCTATGAAAATAAGGGTGGAAAATCTCCAAACGTTTAATCGGCAGTTCCACTTGTTTGAATATGTCCTTACAGATATCTTGAGAGACTAGATTAATATCGTAAGAGTGATTCGTTTCAGCTAACCAGTGAAGATCTCCACTAACAAGCACTATGGTATTCCATGAATTTGATTCCAGCGAACACACTTCAAACACACTATCGTCATAATGAAGTCGTAACTTGGGATCATCACAACCAGCTAGTAACTTGCAATCGTTATTTTTGTAATCATAACCAAATGCAACCATATCGACATGAGGTATATTTGATTTTGGTAATACCTTGTACTCCCTTGTGGATGGATTCCAAATACAAAAGCGACATTTATTCTGAAACCATAGGCAAACAAGGCCGCCGCAACAACCCATAAGTTCCACTCTATAACTTAGGGATGATTTGAATGCGTAATCAACTTCAACTGCGTAATCAAAGTTCCCCGTAGATAATAACTCTGATGAATCATGACCTATGGTAACTCTAACGACTTCCTTTGGACGGTAAGATTCAGGTGCGTCTTAACAAAATCAGAAAGTCTCCTCTGGAAGAAAGTCTGACATTCTTTGATATTTGATCAGAGGTAACTTTCAGTTATGTTCATGGCAACTAAAACCTTAGTAACTTGGACTCTAGGAAAACCTCAAATTGGAAGGACTAACAAACCTAAATTATACGTGCAAAACTTAACTATGGGTTACAAACGACATTTAAAACGGACTAACGAAAAAGTTATTTAAACCGACAAAACTTACGCAAAAAAAATTCTGGATTTGGAGAGACCGGAGTTATATATAAGATCATGATTCAAGTGAAGTTGAAGGCGCAATTCCGGAGGACCGGAGCAATTCCACGAACATCAAGTaaagaaagaatgaaaaagaaaaaagttaatttTGAATGGGATTGTCTTAAACATCAGCAAAAACATATTCAGGGAAATCAAAATTTTTGAATGCGGTGAGCGTGGATCGAACACGCGACCTTCAGATCTTCAGTCTGACGCTCTCCCAACTGAGCTATCCCCGCAGATGTGATTGAAGTgacaatcatcatcttcattcgaCGTGTTTGCATGATGTTAGGTCTTTGGTTATACAGTTTGATGATGTTAGGTTTATACATAGGTACCGAGAAAGTAATGAGGCTATTGATGTTCTTGCCAAACGAGCAGCCTTATGTGGTGAATGGTTGGATCATCCTCCAGATTTTTTGTACTCTCTGTTACATGTGGATACTTGGAGAAGGGCTTTTCCCGGTTTTGTAAAGCCCACTTAGTTTTATTAATTCAGTCGTtaccggaaaaaaaaaacaaacaactttTACCTGTTTTTAGGCATAAGTAACTAAAAAGATACAACATAAATAAAAGCCAATAACAAAATATTTAGTCTCCAAGCAAACCACGCCCATTATTGACAAGTAGGGTTTGGCTCAATTCATTAGTCTGAGCCGACCATTTTAGATCAATTGGAGTTGTTGTTGCTGAAGTGTTGGGATATTTCCAACCCAATTCTTGTTAGGAGGTAGCTTAACATTAGATCACGTGGTGAGTGGTAATTTTGTAATTTAACCAACTGGGTAATCAAAATCTCTTTTAGAATTACCATCATTTGCTCGGAAATTTCGTTTCTATGTAGACCAGTGCTCAATGGTTCAGCACCAACATATGTGACTGTGTTTCAGATCGGTCTCAAAAGAACCGCCTAATGAACATCTCAAAGGGGAAATCAGCTCGGTCTCAAAAACCCGCCAAGTGTACGTCTTAAAGGGGCTTATGCCCTCCCTCcactccattcccattcccatcGACAGAGGAAGCACCTATAAAACCCGGCGTTAATCCTTGAACCAACCCCCACTTGCTTTACTTGTTGTTACAGATAGAAATCCTTCTCAACATTCATTCATTCGCAGGTACTTGAAATGGGCAGACTGGGTTCTTGTTGTTTCTTGCACATCAACTTCTAAGTTGATCTTATCAGAGCCTAATTCATTTCTTGCAGTTTCTTGCACAGTTTCCCAAGAAAACATAGATCATCAAGATCATATAGCTACAAGATTATGACAACCATTAGAAAGCTCTGCCGCAATGATCTTCTTGACATAACCTATATGACAATGGGTGAACAGGAATGTGTAAGAATTTCTTTTACTTGAatcttattttcatttttatcatgCCCAATCTCCTGAACATAAAATTATGCTGCTGTTGTAGATGGGACCTTTGTCACATTATATGTTGAACATGGCGGAATGCCCTAATTACTGTCTTGTTGCTGTAGCTCCTGGTAATCGAATTAAGGGTTACAGTAAGTGATTCTTTGGCCGGGTTCTTGATTAATGTGTGTGGTGGAGAGTTATGGTCGTTCTTGATCAACACGTTTCTTTTTTGTTCTAGTTACTGCACTCAGTGAAGGAAAGGGTAAAGAAAAGCGTTGCGAAATAAGTGAGATGAATTACATTAATCTGACAGAGGAAGTAAGTTGTTTTATCATCTTCTTTCTACTACCATTTTTGCATATATCCATGTTCGTTTAAGATCTGATGATGGAAAGAAATCTTGTTCTGAACAGGCATGATGTGAATTACTTGGAAGTAGATGTGTCCTCAGAGAGATGTTACCTCAAATTGTTTCAAGAAAGTAAGTGCATCTCTAAATCACAACTTTGatcaatttc comes from Papaver somniferum cultivar HN1 chromosome 7, ASM357369v1, whole genome shotgun sequence and encodes:
- the LOC113294178 gene encoding F-box protein At3g07870-like; amino-acid sequence: MVAFGYDYKNNDCKLLAGCDDPKLRLHYDDSVFEVCSLESNSWNTIVLVSGDLHWLAETNHSYDINLVSQDICKDIFKQVELPIKRLEIFHPYFHRLGVLKGCLCLVAANSGVHEVWVMENYGVRESWTKRYTVNNKTSINVYIRLLCSLKSGKILFWGTSAYLYLYSPNLYSPEDDKVIKLKISSLTKLYEQECYFESLVSLKSGTYVVGDEQMEESDTPGHIQLE